TTGATTTTTGGAACCTCTATGTTGCGCCGATTTATAACGAAGATAGTCGAGAAAGCTATCAAGTTCCACCAATGCCTGTTCAGGCAGAGCGCTGATTTTTTCGAGTAGCTGTTGTCGTTCTATCGTGGCTCTGTTCATCGCTAATTCCCGACACTAGATTTCCCCTATTCTATCCTGCATCTCAACTTAGGGCTAATAACAAAAAAAATGATGGGACAGGTTTATTCTGAACCGTGGTGGCAAGGCTATCTGTACATAATAATTAACAAATAAATAAGCCTTCAAATAGGAAATATCACATCTGTAATAGTTGATTTCCACAAAGCTTAAACAAAAATATTCAATTAGCCCTTTAATCCTTCCCAATCCCCAACCCAAAATCGTCTAAACTCAAACTATCCGCTAACTGCAAACATTCCATGTCTCGCTGGTTCAATATTGCTGGTCCCTGCCAAGATGATATCCACTATATGCTACCTCCAACAACACGATTACCCGATTTAGAGGAGCTAATCAAACAGCGTAGCTATTTTGTCGTTCACGCACCGCGACAAACAGGGAAAACAACGGCAATGCTAGCGTTAGCCAAACAGTTAACGGAAACTGGGCGCTACACAGCAGTCATGGTATCAGCAGAAGTGGGAAGTGCCTTTAATCATGACCCCAGTGCGGCAGAATTAGCAATTTTGGGAACTTGGCGCGATACAACTACTATCCGCTTACCGAGCAATTTACAACCAACTGCTTGGGTTTATGAAGAACCAGGACAAAGAATTAGAGCTAGCTTACAGGCTTGGGCACAGGCTTCACCCCGTCCATTGGTAATATTTATCGATGAAATCGACTCGTTACAAGACGAAACCTTAATTTCAGTTTTACGCCAGTTACGAGATGGTTATCCCAATCGTCCAGAAAATTTTCCCTTGTCTGTGGGGTTAATTGGTTTACGAGATGTGCGCGATTATAAGGTGGCATCTGGTGGAAGCGAAAGGTTAAATACAGCCAGTCCTTTTAATATTAAAGTCAGTTCCATTACCCTGAGAAATTTTAATGCTGAGGAAGTCGAAGAATTATACCAGCAACATACTCAGGAAACGGGACAATTTTTCACTCCCGAAGCAACTGAAACAGCCTTTGATTTAACCCAAGGACAACCTTGGTTAGTGAATGCTTTGGCTAAGGAAGTTGTGGAAAAACTTGTTAAAGATAGAAGTATTCCAATTACAAAAGAGCATATTTTACAAGCCAAGGAAATCTTAATTGCCCGTCAAGATACCCATCTCGACTCCCTTGCAGAAAAACTCAGAGAAAAACGAGTTAAAGATATTATCGAACCCATATTATCTGGACAAACATTAGGTGATACTCCTGCTGACGATCGCCAATATTTAATCGATTTGGGATTATTGCGACGTGATCCTGCTGGTGGACTGGTGATTTCTAACCCGATTTACCGCGAAGTCATTCCCCGTGTTTTAGTTCAAGGAACCCAAGACAGCTTACCCCACATTAGTCCCAGTTGGTTAACCCCATCGGGAGAGTTAAATAAAGAGGCTTTGCTGGAAGCTTTTATTCGATTTTGGCGACAGCATGGGGAACCATTGTTAGGTAGTGCTGTTTATCATGAAATCGCACCCCACATAGTATTAATGGCTTTTTTACATCGTGTAGTTAACGGTGGTGGCACCTTGGAAAGGGAATATGCAATTGGTAGCGACAGAATGGATTTATGTTTGCGCTACAAAAGCGTGACATTGGGAATCGAGTTAAAAGTGTGGCGTGAGAAAAAACGCGATCCCCAAACCGAAGGAATTGAGCAGTTAGAGTCCTATTTAGCACGTTTGGGTTTGAATGAAGGTTGGTTATTGATATTTGACAGACGTAAAAATGCCTTACCAATTGAAGAACGTTTGTCAACGGAAATTGTGAATACGGAAAATCAACGCGCTATTACCGTTATTCGTGCGTGAGTATAAGTAAGTTGGTGAGAATAAACCTAACCCATATTTCTCACAAAACGGTAGGGGTGGGTTCACGAGTATCTTGTGAATAATTGAAGCATATTTATAAATCCACCCTTACAGTCTCTAGACTTAGGTTTCATAAAGAGGCGTGAGAAATCGGGGGGGGTGGGGTATTTCTGTAGCTCACGAAGTTAAAATCTGCTGTAACTGTTACGGCTCAACAAAAATCACCAATAACTTTGTGTTTAATTGTATTCATAAATTTACTTTCAACCTCAATTTTATCGGAGATTTTTACTATGTGTGTCACCTGTGGATGCTCAGATGATGGTGAAGTTACTGTAACAAATATAGATAATCATCATCACCACTCAATACATAACCATGACCATGAAAATTCCCACTCTCACACCCATGTATTAGAAGATGGTACGGTAATTACTCATCATCACCACTCTCACATCCCAGAAACTGCCCAAATACACGCTCAAGTACACAGTACAACCCTATCCTTAGAACAAGATATTCTCGCCAAAAATAACTTAATCGCAGCTGAAAATCGCGGCTGGTTTAAGGGAAGAAATATCCTTGCACTCAATTTGATGAGTTCTCCTGGTGCGGGCAAAACAACTTTATTAACTCATACGATTCAGGATTTGCAAAGTCATATTCCTATCAATGTAATTGAAGGCGACCAAGAAACCTTAAATGATGCAGAAAAAATCAAAGCCACCGGTTGTAAAGTTGTCCAAATTAATACAGGTACAGGCTGTCATTTAGATGCATCAATGATAGAGAGAGGTCTAAAAGAATTACATCCTCCCCTAGATTCCGTAGTCATGATTGAAAATGTAGGTAATCTCGTTTGCCCAGCCCTCTTTGACTTAGGAGAAAATGCCAAAGTAGTGATTCTTTCTGTCACCGAAGGAGAAGATAAACCAATTAAGTATCCTCATATGTTTCGTGCTAGTCAGGTAATGGTATTGACGAAAATTGATTTGCTTCCCTACGTACAATTTGATGTAGAAAAATGTATTGCCTATGCAAAACAAGTCAATCCCCAAATCCTAATTTTTCAGGTTTCTGCTGTCACAGGTGCAGGATTACAAAATTGGTATGACTGGATAGGAAATCAGGTTGCCAGGGGACAATAAAAAATATTCCCAAATTGTGGCGACAGCATCCTTAACCCTCTAGGGATGTCTATCCCATCAGATAGTGGGCAAAAATAGTGATTCAGCTATAATTTTATACCAGGACATGGATATCATCTGATATGATTACCACTTCTGCTAATGGTTGAATCTGGAGGGGACATCTGAAATGAACGGAACAATTTCTCAATTTATCGAAGAGAATTTTTTACATTTTAATGCCGCAGCACTAGTTGATGCTGCCAAAGCCTACAAGGTGCATCTTGAGGATAACGGTAAAATGATGATTACCCTGGCTGGAGCCATGAGTACAGCTGAATTGGGTATATCTTTAGCCGAAATGATTCGACAGGATAAGGTTGATATTATTTCTTGCACAGGGGCAAACCTGGAAGAAGATATCATGAATTTGGTAGCTCATAGCCATTACAAACGGGTTCCCCACTATCGAGACTTGAGTCCCGATGATGAGTGGCAACTCCTAGAGAATGGTTTTAATCGGGTGACTGATACTTGTATTCCAGAGGAAGAGGCTTTTCGCAGAATCCAAAAGCATATTTTCAAGCAGTGGAAAGAAGCTAATGATAGTGGGGAACGGTATTTTCCCCATGAATTTATGTATAAGATGCTGCTATCTGGCGAGATGGAGCAATATTATGAAATTAATCCGAAGAATAGCTGGATGTTAGCTGCTGCTGAGAAACAGTTGCCAATTGTTTGCCCCGGTTGGGAAGATTCAACCATGGGAAATATTTTTGCCTCATACTGTATCAAGAAAGAAATTCAACCCAGCACAATGAAGTCGGGGATTGAATATATGATGTGGCTTGCTGATTGGTATAAGCAGAATTCAATGGGTAGGGGAGTCGGATTTTTCCAAATTGGTGGAGGAATTGCCGGAGATTTCCCCATTTGTGTTGTCCCGATGATGTATCAAGATTTGGAAATGACTGATACTCCATTTTGGTCTTATTTTTGCCAAATTTCCGATTCTACTACGAGCTATGGTTCCTATTCTGGTGCAGTACCCAATGAGAAAATTACCTGGGGAAAATTAGATAAGACAACACCTCGTTTTGTTGTAGAATCTGACGCGAGTATCGTTGCTCCTTTGATGTTTGCTTATATTCTTGGGCAATAATTCTTATTTAAATGCTATCCGTGGCACCTTTCTCCTTACTAAGGGGAAAGGAAGAATTTTTATTGCATCTTCATACATAATTGCTACTACTGATTCCCCATTACTCATTACTTATTACTCATTACTGATTCCCCATTTCCTAATATGACTCCTGGTTTAGAAAAAATTAAGCAAGTCTTTGAGCAAAAATATGCAACTTTTGGTATCACTTTAGAGATTGAAAATTTACGTCTGGGAGAAGTGGGAGAAATTGATGAAGATAATGGATTTTTCATAACTTACAAATATGATATTGAGGATGGGGAAGAGTATTTAGACTTATTTGTTAGTCATCGTATGACTAATGATACCCTGCGAAGGATTTATGGGGATGGGAGAGAAGAGTTGCTAGGGTGTGTGATGGAGTTTTATGTAGCGAAGAATGAAGAGTCAAAACAAGCATATTATGCACATAATCGTCAGTTTTATGATTTAGTTAAGAGCAAAGGTTTGAGTCAGTGAGCATTTTGTTCTATAGTATGGGAATTCATATTGATATAGTTTGATACAACTTGCCAACAAACCAGCCATAAATTCCCCCATGAAAAGCCAGGTTTTTGAACAATCAATTCAAATTAATGCTACAGCAACTACAGTTGAACGCTGTATCACAGACTTAAATTTAATGCATCGTTGGTTAAATCCAGCATTACGCTGTGAACCTGTGGGAGATTGGAATACAGATATTGGTGGAAAAAGTCGCTTTTTAATTCAAGTACCAATTCTGCAACCAACATTAAGTAGTACTGTTGTGGAAAGACAACCGGGGTTAGTGGTTTGGGAATTTACGGGTTATTTTCGTGGGCGCGATCGCTGGGAATGTCAACCACAAAATTCAGGTACTTTATTGATAAATCGTTTTGAATTTACCATTCCTAATTCTATCATCCGTTGGGGTTTTAAAACCTTTGCAGAGAAATGGACAAAGGAAGATATGCAGTCACAACTTCGTCGTCTCAAACGAGTTGCAGAGGAAGTACAGTTGGGTTTTTAAGGAACGAAAAATATGCTTTTTCTGTCAAGTCTGAAGGTTTGAATTAGATTGCTGTGAAAATTTCATATACAAGAAAATTTGCAGAAAACCAATAAAGTAGATATTTAAGCTAGAATGGCAGTTTGAAAATTAACAGCTTGAATTATCGCAACTATATGGAATCGGCAAAACAATATCTCCCGTCTCTTGCTATTTCTTTATTTTTGATATTGACGCAGGGTGTTCCTGCTATTGGTAGTGAAAGGATAGATGAGGGGGATGATACAAATTTAAAATTTTCTTGGCAGAGCAGAAGCATAACAAAAGATTTTCCCAAAGCAGATACATTCATCAATGATGTTAAGATTGCGGCAGAAATTAGTAATCAGCAAAATAGCAGCCTCGATACCTTAAAAATATTGGAAAAATCAATCAATATAGCGCAGAAAATTCCCGATGATGACAAAAAAAATCAGACTTTATCTGAGATAGCTGTCAAACTGGCAAAAGCTGGTGAAAAGCAACGTTCTTTACAAATATTTGACCAGTTAATTAAGTTAGTCAATCCCAAAAATTTATCGGAACGAGAAGAAGCAATACAAAATATTAGCATAAAGATGGCTCAAGCTGGTTTTGTTGATCAAGCTTTAGATTTAGGTAAGAAATCTCCCTCTAATTTAATTAAAGCACAAACTTTTAATGAGATATCCTTAATACTATTGGAAGCTGGGCAAATTTCCCAAGCGAAAAAAATATTAGAGGAGGCATTACAATATGCTCGATTAATTACGGGTAATTATTACTACGAAGCTAATGGAAGTTGTGCCAATTATAAGAATGAAGTATTATCTAAAATTGCCATTAATTTAAGTTTACAATCTCAGATTAATCAAGGATTATCAATTGCTCAAACTATTTCTAGTTGTAGCTCTGCCAGTGGTGATTATACACAGGATTATCAAGCTTGGGCGTTTCTCGGAATTTTAAATCATCTGCAACAAGTTGAACCGATAAAGCAAACTTGGTACGCATCTCAGAAAATCAGTTCTCCCGCAGAAAAAGCCCAGGTTTGGTCTAAGATAGCAATAAAAATGGTAGATTTAGGAGAAACTTCCTTTGCCTTATCTATAGGGAAAAAGCTATCTAGGGAAATTCCTCCAGTCAGAGAGATTAGCTCATATTCTGATATTAATACTTTTATAGTGAGAGAAAAAAGCTTGGTAGAAATTGGAATTAAGCTCGCACAAAAACAAAAGTTTAGTGCAGGGATGGAAATTGCTCAAACTATGATAGAAAATAAAGAATCGCTGCCAGAACTTTTGCAAGATTATTTATCTTATCCGACACCAACAAATATTGTTTTGATAGAAATAGCTAAACGGATGACAGAGGCGAAAAAATTGCCTGATGCCTTAAAAATTATCAATAATATGAGAGATAAAAATACTAAAATGATTGCACAAATTGCCGTTGCTGATGAACTGCAAAAAAGTGGGAAGAAATCTCAAGCTGCTCAAATATTTCAGGCATTATCTTTACCACAAGTACCGATAAAATTGAGTAAATACGAAGATTATCACATTTTCCATAAGATTGCAGTTGCTTTAGTGATGGCAAAACAAACTGAAAAAGCGATGCAATTGGTTAATCTCATGGGAAATGAGACTGCAAAGGAGTCTACTTTGACTGATATGGGAATGCAGCTTGCAGATTTAGGGGAAATCCCCCTCGCATTAAACTTAGTCAAAAAGCTTCCAGGTGCAGGTTCTCAACAATCAGTGAATCGTAAAATAGTTGGTAAATTGATTGAGCAAGGAAAACTTGAGCAGGCATTACAAATAACGATTTCTCAATTAGAATCTGATAGTTCACTGATCAGTCAAATAGCAGAAAAATTTGCCTCTGGAGGAAAAAAAGAGCAAGCGATCGCCACTGTGGAAAAGATTACAGATCAGGAGTCTCAAGCAAAAGCCTTCGCCGCGATCGCTCTGATGTTACGCTGAACTCTGTAACATTAACTCAACTTCATGAGTACAAACAAAACTACTTGCTAGACTTGATCCTATAGTCCGGAATTAATTACCGGGTTTGTCATCTCCACTTGGGTTATAACTGTAACACTGTGAATACTGGACTAATACCAACAATTCGTACGCCATCAAACCCCAAAACTCCCCCCCAGGATAATACTGGGAAGGGATGGCTTCGCACTCTCATTGTGACTAGCCTCAGTGTTTCTACACTAATTATTGGCATACGTCAGATGCAATGGTTACAAAGCTGGGAACTAAGTGTCTATGACCAAATGTTGCGTTTGATGCCTCCAGAGGTTCCAGATTCACGGATTCTGTTGGTGACAGTCACAGAAGCAGATTTAGCAGCCAATAACCAATCCTTGTCAGATGAGAAAATTAATCAACTACTCATCAAACTGCAATCCTATCAACCCCGTGTTATTGGTTTAGGAATTGATCGTTCTCTACAAAAAAATTTCGCCCAGGGATTACAAAAAAAAGACAATATTATTGCCACTTGTACCTTTAGTAGTATGGAGAGTCCGGAAATTCCTCCACCAAGAAATATTCCTATAGAACAAGTTGGTTATACTGATTTACTGCCCGATAATGACGGGATTCTCCGCCGCAGTTTGCTATTTGCCACATCTGACAAAGATAAGCAATGTACGACTCAATTATCTTTTGCGGCTTTACTAGCAATGAGTTACTTACAAAAGGAGAATATTGAGGCTAATTTTGTCAGTCCCCACCATCTACAAATGGTAAAGTCCCCTCAAAAAGCTGTCAAAAATAATCTCTATGCGTTAGATGCGAATTCCGGTAGTTATCAAAATATTAATGCTGAGGGTTATCAGATTCTGATTAATTACCGGAACCCGGCAAATTTTACCCAACAAGTAACTCTGACTCAGGTATTAAAAGGTGAAATTGACCCCAATTCTGTTAAGGATCGCCTAGTAATTATTGGTAGCACCATTCGCAGTATTCACCCTGGTTTATATACACCCTACACAGGAGATTCCCAGCATTCCTTGAGAATGCAGCCTGTATATATTCATACTCAAATTGCTAGCCAATTGATTAGTGCTGTACTGGATGGCAGACCCTTGATGGGCTATTGGGCAGATTGGGCAGAAGCTTTGTGGATTTGGGGTTGGTCGCTGGTGGGTGGGGTTTTAGCTTGGTGGTTAAAGTACCCTCTGCGTTTGGGTGTGGCTGATGGCATATCCGTAACAACGGTGATTTTCCTCTGTTATCTTTTATTCTTACGGGCTGTGTGGATTCCCGTAGTGCCTCCCATTCTCAGTTTAGTCCTGACTGGTTTGAGTATCATGGCTTATAATGCTTACCGTACCCAACAGCAAACTCAGATTGTTTTTCTGGAAGTAGAAAAGCAAAGACAGGCAATCGATGAGTTAAATTCCCTATTAAAAGATACGCGCATTGTCGATAAGCATTTTCACTCGGAATCGGCAATTTATAACCCGGAAAAAGCAACTGGTGATTTCATTCTCAGTGGACGTTATCAAATTACTCAAGTCTTAGGTTCTGGTGGTTTTGGTTGTACTTATTTAGCACAGGATACTCAACGTCCTGGTAATCCTACCTGTGTAGTGAAACAATTAATGCCAGCACGTAGAGATGCGAGATTTTTAGAAGTTGCTAGACGTTTATTTGATGCAGAAGCAGAAATTTTGGAAACTCTAGGTAAGCATTCCCATATTCCCGAATTGCTCGCATATTTTGAAGAGAATAATGAGTTTTATTTGGTTCAGGAATATATCCAAGGACATTCCTTAGGTGATGAATTACCTCCCTTTCAACAAATATTAGATGAAAAAGCGACGGTGGAAATTCTCAAGGGAGTATTGGAAATCCTGGTATTTGTCCATGAGCATCGAGTCATTCATCGGGATATCAAGCCCAGTAATATTATGCGTCAGAACAGCGATCGCCGTTTGGTACTGATTGATTTTGGTGCAGTCAAAACCATGCAACCAGTTACGGAAAAGACAGAATTAGCAACGATAGCAATTGGTACCAGAGGATATGCACCACCAGAACAATTTGCAGGACATCCTCGGTTGTATAGTGATATTTATGCTTTGGGAATGATTGGGGTTCAAGCAGTCACCGGTATACCTCCCCATGAGTTGTCACCAAATCCCCAAACTGGGAATGTGGAATGGCAAAAATGGACAAAAATCAATGCTGATTTAGCTGGTATCCTCGATAAGATGGTACGCTATCATTTTAGCGATCGCTACCAATCAGCTCACGAGGTTTTACAAGATTTGAAAAAAATTGGTTACTGAATCAGTTTTGGTAGCTAGAAATTTCTGCGAATCACTCCATCCCCATTTCCTATTCCTCTTTTCAAAATCGCTATGTCGCAGGGACAACAAACTACACCAACTACAATTGAAGGTATCTACGAAGTGTGTATTGGTGTCCCAGAGATCATACCCGCTTTGCAATATTGGCAGCAATTTGGTTATTACATTGGGAAGGAAGGTAAATTAGATAACGAAGCTGCCCAGCAATTATACGGTGTTAATTCCGCTCTACATTCCGTCCGTCTTTACCATCAGAATGCCGATCATGGTTTACTGCGATTGATGAAGTGGGAACGTCCGCTTAACTTGGGTTTGGGTATGGGTTCTATGAAATCTCTGGGGAATCGTTGGGCAACTACCTTAACAGGAAATATTATTAATATTCTTAACCATGGAGAAGTCGCCAAAGCCATGGGAACTGTAATTAAATATACTCAAACCTACTGGGAAGTAATTTACAACAAAGACAAAAAAAGTCGTCCTTTTGTAGAACCTGTGGTGGGGGTGCGAGAGATGATGATGTTACAACCCCTAGCAAGACAGGTTTTCTTTCAGCGATTTGGTTATGAAATGCCCCACTATGGCAGTATTGATCGTAATTCTCCCATGGAAACCAGTCAGTTTACCCACATGGGGTTAGTGATTCAAGACGATAGCAAACAAAGTCTGAAGTTTTATGAGGATGGTTTAGGTTTGCTGCGATCGCGCGATGATGTGGAGACAAGTTACGAATCTTCCCTTGCTGGGAGGGATTTTTTTCAGCTGCAACCAGGGGAAAAGTTTTTTGTCACCGCATTTGATGAACCTCGTTCCTCAGTCACGGATTGGAGTTTAGCAAGAAGTGGCAGACTATATATTATTCGCTTCCCCAGTACAGTCAAACTAGAATCCTGGTATGAATTTGCTCAACCCGGTTCTCTGGGTATGAGTTTATACACATATCGGGTGAAGGGGATGAATTACTGGTGCGATCGCGTCAAAGCACATCCTATCCAAAAGTTCACCAGCATTGCAGACAATGAATTTGGAGAACGAAGTTTTTCCTTTGTTGCACCGGATGGTTATTTTTGGAATCTCCTCGAAAGTTAGTGATGATTTTCCCAATTTGCGTGATAATCAAACAACCATTTAAACTGTAAATCACCCAACCAGGTAGGAGTCAATTTGTAAATCCCATCTCGGAGAAAACAGCCAATTGTCGATGCAGTTTGTCCTAATTTTCCCACCTGTCGAGAGGTAGTAAAAACACGAGTTACCCTAGGAGCGCGACTCTGTTCAAATTGCCGTAATAGAGATGTCATATCATCTTGATTCACCTGAATTTTCAAGATTTTTGCTAATTCAAATGCATCCTCAATTCCCATACATCCCCCTTGTCCAAGATTTGGTTGTACAGGGTGTGCAGCATCCCCAATTAAGGTGACTCTTCCCCTTCCCCATTCCTTACCCAAGGGTTGGCGATCGCAGATATTATCTTGATAAATAGTCGCACCTTCTAAGGCTTTAATAATACTCGGAATCGGTTCTCCATAATCAGCAAAGATAGACTGTAATTCTCCTAATAACTTACCCGAATTATCCTGCTGTGACTGGGATTGGGGACGATTACTAAAAGCATAAAAAGAAAAGTTACCCCTTCCCACGTCAAAAAAACCAAAGCGATTTCCCCTTCCCCATAATTCCATCCAACTATACCTATCATCCCAAGATATTTTGTGATTGGGAAAATATCCTCTCCAACACACCATCCCGCTATAAATTGCCGAAGATAAACGCTCTTCCCCTTGTAAACAAGCACGAACTTGGGAATACAAACCATCAGCACCAACTAAAATATCACCCGTTGTTGTGCTACCATCATGAAAATTAACTCTCACCCCTGTTTCTATTTCTTGAAAACCAGTAAAAGCCACACCATTTTTGACAATTCCTACAGGTAATGAGTCATAGAGAATTTTTTGTAAATCGGGTCTGAGGAGACAAACACCCAAATCTTCATCACCAATAAATTGAGGATTATTAATATACAGAGGTATTCCTTGTCGATTGAAGAAACCACCACTGAGAATTTTTCCCCCTTGCTCATAGATTTGTTGGTAAATTTTCCCTCCCCAGATAACTTGATAAACTCGCATTCCATTGCGTTGAATAAATATTCCTCCCGCTCCAGATAGCATTTCTGAAAGCTGTCGTTTCTCATATAATTCAACTTCTAACCCTGCATCTAAGCAAGCACGGGCACAAGTTAAACCCGCAATTCCTCCACCAATGATAATTACTTTTTTCTGAGGGTTAGGGTATAGCATCGGATATTTATATGCGTTTTTTGGGATAATTTACAACTACAATTAAATAAATTATCTCATCTTTTCATCATCATTACCATTGACTCGCACGGCATTTTTAGTCGGAATAATTTGAGAACCATACCTTCTAGCATAGACTTGGGTAAATTCTGCCCCGAAAAAGAGAATTTGTGCAGCATAATAAACCCACGCTAAGATTACCACCACAGAGCCAGCAGCGCCATAGGCAGAACCAAAACTGCCATTACCCAAATATTGTCCCAAGATAAATCTCCCCAAGGAAAATAACAAGGAAGTGATTCCAGCACCGACTAAAACATCACTCCATTTGATTTTCACATCCGGTAAAACTTTAAAAATTAAGCCAAATAGGAGGGTAGAAATTGTGAAACCCAAGAAGAAATTAATTAACTGCCAGATAATATCAATTCCTGGTAAAATATTCTTGAAATAACCCACTACACCTTGCAGGACACCACTGATAACCAAGGATACCAAGAGTAAAAACCCGATTCCTAACACCATTGCAAAGGATAGGAAACGATTTCTCACCATGGTTTTGACAGCACGTCCTGGTTTTGCTTGTACTTCCCAAATTGTATTTAAAGAATCTTGTAATTCGGTAAATAGTCCCGTTGCACCAAACATGAGAACAATCACACTAATAATTGAGGCGATCGCCCCTTGCTGAGGTTTATTCGCATTTTGTATAGCAGTTTGAATTACCTCAGCACCTGCACCACCAACTAAACTTTGTAATTGTGCAGCAATTGCTCCCCTCGCAGCAGCTTCGCCAAACACCGCACCTACCACCGCAATCACGATAATTAGTAAGGGCGCAATGGAAAATATCGTATAGTACGCTAAGGCAGCAGCTAACCGCGAAGCTTTATCTTTTTGCCACTCCCCAAAGGTTTCTTGTAACAAGCTCCACAATACTCGCAGATTCATTCGTTTCTTCTCCTCTCACACCGGATTACTTCTTGGACACATCCAAGAGATAACCGATGGAATTCATCCATCACATCTGCCACAAGATACTTTTACTGCGACTTGCGGGTAGAATTATGTTAATTCAGGAAGAAATAGTAAATTACCCAACTTAAAATCGACATCCCACAAAGTAGGTATCTGACTGAATACGATGCGCTTCCATCGACTCAACCACACAATAACTTGGCTCAAAGTAATTCTGATTAGTTATCACCTTACCATTTGGTAAAGTCGCCTGAACACGGTAAGAATTTTCACCACGGGTAAATACGGAAACAGCCATTTCTTGACCATTTTGCAGTTCTCCAACCTCAATCCGACCCCGCTCATGGGTAATTATCACATCGGTTAGGGGTTGACCTGACTTGTTTTTCAGTTGTACTATTGCTCCCGTAGTACGCGGTAACAGGATAGATGTTATCCCCAGAGTCATTGTCACAGTACCAATAAATACTAGTAAATAGGGTACATACTTCTTATACATATCCGAAACTCCTATTGCATTCTATCAATGGTGCGATACTGAATTGCTTCCGCAATATGGCTAACTTGTAAGTTTTCATCCCCAGCTAAATCTGCAATTGTCCTAGCTACTTTCAGGATGCGATCGCTAGCTCTGGCAGATAAACCGAGTTTCTTAATGGCATTTTCCAGTAATACCCGACTCATATCATCTAACTTACACCATCTCTGCATATGACGGCTCTGCATCTGTGCATTACAACGCAGATTTACTTCCTCTTGAAATCTCACCCTTGCCCGTTCCCTAGCTTGCAGTACCCTTTCCCTCACTACTGCGGAAGGTTCCCCCGTGGACGCTTGGGTGATTTCTTCCGGTTTCAAGCGGTTGACAGCAACTTGTAAATCGATTCTATCCATCAGGGGTCCCGATAATTTTGCCCAATATTGCTCCCTTTGGCGAGGAGAACAGGTACAGCTTTGGACAGTATCACCGTAAAAACCGCAGGGACAGGGGTTTGTACTGGCTACCA
The Calothrix sp. 336/3 DNA segment above includes these coding regions:
- a CDS encoding ATP-binding protein; the encoded protein is MSRWFNIAGPCQDDIHYMLPPTTRLPDLEELIKQRSYFVVHAPRQTGKTTAMLALAKQLTETGRYTAVMVSAEVGSAFNHDPSAAELAILGTWRDTTTIRLPSNLQPTAWVYEEPGQRIRASLQAWAQASPRPLVIFIDEIDSLQDETLISVLRQLRDGYPNRPENFPLSVGLIGLRDVRDYKVASGGSERLNTASPFNIKVSSITLRNFNAEEVEELYQQHTQETGQFFTPEATETAFDLTQGQPWLVNALAKEVVEKLVKDRSIPITKEHILQAKEILIARQDTHLDSLAEKLREKRVKDIIEPILSGQTLGDTPADDRQYLIDLGLLRRDPAGGLVISNPIYREVIPRVLVQGTQDSLPHISPSWLTPSGELNKEALLEAFIRFWRQHGEPLLGSAVYHEIAPHIVLMAFLHRVVNGGGTLEREYAIGSDRMDLCLRYKSVTLGIELKVWREKKRDPQTEGIEQLESYLARLGLNEGWLLIFDRRKNALPIEERLSTEIVNTENQRAITVIRA
- the hypB gene encoding hydrogenase nickel incorporation protein HypB — translated: MCVTCGCSDDGEVTVTNIDNHHHHSIHNHDHENSHSHTHVLEDGTVITHHHHSHIPETAQIHAQVHSTTLSLEQDILAKNNLIAAENRGWFKGRNILALNLMSSPGAGKTTLLTHTIQDLQSHIPINVIEGDQETLNDAEKIKATGCKVVQINTGTGCHLDASMIERGLKELHPPLDSVVMIENVGNLVCPALFDLGENAKVVILSVTEGEDKPIKYPHMFRASQVMVLTKIDLLPYVQFDVEKCIAYAKQVNPQILIFQVSAVTGAGLQNWYDWIGNQVARGQ
- a CDS encoding deoxyhypusine synthase family protein, yielding MNGTISQFIEENFLHFNAAALVDAAKAYKVHLEDNGKMMITLAGAMSTAELGISLAEMIRQDKVDIISCTGANLEEDIMNLVAHSHYKRVPHYRDLSPDDEWQLLENGFNRVTDTCIPEEEAFRRIQKHIFKQWKEANDSGERYFPHEFMYKMLLSGEMEQYYEINPKNSWMLAAAEKQLPIVCPGWEDSTMGNIFASYCIKKEIQPSTMKSGIEYMMWLADWYKQNSMGRGVGFFQIGGGIAGDFPICVVPMMYQDLEMTDTPFWSYFCQISDSTTSYGSYSGAVPNEKITWGKLDKTTPRFVVESDASIVAPLMFAYILGQ
- a CDS encoding SRPBCC family protein; this translates as MKSQVFEQSIQINATATTVERCITDLNLMHRWLNPALRCEPVGDWNTDIGGKSRFLIQVPILQPTLSSTVVERQPGLVVWEFTGYFRGRDRWECQPQNSGTLLINRFEFTIPNSIIRWGFKTFAEKWTKEDMQSQLRRLKRVAEEVQLGF
- a CDS encoding lipopolysaccharide assembly protein LapB: MESAKQYLPSLAISLFLILTQGVPAIGSERIDEGDDTNLKFSWQSRSITKDFPKADTFINDVKIAAEISNQQNSSLDTLKILEKSINIAQKIPDDDKKNQTLSEIAVKLAKAGEKQRSLQIFDQLIKLVNPKNLSEREEAIQNISIKMAQAGFVDQALDLGKKSPSNLIKAQTFNEISLILLEAGQISQAKKILEEALQYARLITGNYYYEANGSCANYKNEVLSKIAINLSLQSQINQGLSIAQTISSCSSASGDYTQDYQAWAFLGILNHLQQVEPIKQTWYASQKISSPAEKAQVWSKIAIKMVDLGETSFALSIGKKLSREIPPVREISSYSDINTFIVREKSLVEIGIKLAQKQKFSAGMEIAQTMIENKESLPELLQDYLSYPTPTNIVLIEIAKRMTEAKKLPDALKIINNMRDKNTKMIAQIAVADELQKSGKKSQAAQIFQALSLPQVPIKLSKYEDYHIFHKIAVALVMAKQTEKAMQLVNLMGNETAKESTLTDMGMQLADLGEIPLALNLVKKLPGAGSQQSVNRKIVGKLIEQGKLEQALQITISQLESDSSLISQIAEKFASGGKKEQAIATVEKITDQESQAKAFAAIALMLR